Proteins encoded by one window of Lactobacillus sp. ESL0684:
- a CDS encoding helix-turn-helix transcriptional regulator, translated as MKFGEHLKQARIAKNLTQTEVAKYFFVSRQTISSWENEKTYPDIESLIKLSNYYQISLDTLLKEDTGMREYLEKKDVAKELKVISKDLNWV; from the coding sequence ATGAAATTTGGTGAGCACTTAAAACAAGCGCGAATTGCTAAGAACTTAACTCAAACAGAAGTCGCAAAGTATTTCTTTGTGAGCAGACAAACAATTTCTAGCTGGGAAAATGAAAAGACCTATCCCGACATAGAGAGTCTTATCAAGTTAAGTAATTACTATCAAATCTCACTTGATACATTATTAAAGGAGGATACAGGAATGCGTGAATATTTAGAGAAAAAAGATGTTGCAAAAGAATTGAAGGTAATCTCAAAAGATTTAAACTGGGTATAG
- the amaP gene encoding alkaline shock response membrane anchor protein AmaP, whose product MKRSKKWLLIVGSILLLPPPIYLLWATSPVWQKYLQLSLPHLGKLDPIFAWYLIGISALVLVILIIGIIVLLFWPTQRNFNLIHKRSGQVKVTSKAINGYVLNSLADVPYLSNAKVESRLTKRHVKIKVNGDLGAGEDIANLLNNYLEQLKGDLKQLLGIEQKPKIKINFTNYHNSEKPEKRVQ is encoded by the coding sequence TTGAAACGAAGTAAAAAATGGTTATTGATTGTAGGTTCAATTCTACTATTGCCACCTCCAATCTATCTTTTGTGGGCAACAAGTCCAGTTTGGCAAAAGTACTTGCAGCTTAGCCTGCCCCACTTGGGAAAACTTGATCCAATATTTGCTTGGTATCTAATCGGTATTAGCGCACTTGTGCTAGTGATTTTAATTATTGGCATAATTGTTCTACTATTTTGGCCAACTCAGAGAAACTTTAATTTGATCCATAAGCGATCCGGTCAAGTTAAAGTTACAAGTAAGGCAATCAACGGCTACGTTTTGAATTCTTTAGCAGATGTTCCTTATCTAAGCAACGCTAAAGTCGAATCACGATTGACCAAACGTCACGTTAAGATTAAAGTCAACGGTGATTTAGGTGCAGGTGAAGATATTGCTAATCTACTCAACAATTATCTTGAGCAGCTAAAAGGTGACCTAAAGCAACTATTAGGTATTGAGCAAAAGCCAAAAATTAAGATTAATTTTACCAATTATCACAATTCAGAAAAGCCTGAAAAGCGCGTTCAGTAA
- a CDS encoding deoxynucleoside kinase, translated as MTVIVLSGPIGAGKSSLTSILANYLGTKPFYESVDDNPVLPLFYADPKKYAFLLQVFFLNTRFRSIKDALTEDNNVLDRSIYEDALFFQMNADIGRATKEEVDTYYELLNNMMGELDHMPKENPDLLVHINVSYETMLKRIEKRGRPYEQLSYDATLEDYYKRLLRYYKPWYEKYDYSPKMEIDGDQLDFMTDEDDRQVVLDQIVAKLKEVGKLPDSWDKSTRVKLTE; from the coding sequence ATGACTGTTATTGTTTTAAGCGGGCCAATTGGAGCCGGTAAATCCAGTTTAACCAGTATTTTAGCTAATTATTTAGGAACTAAACCATTTTATGAAAGCGTTGATGACAATCCTGTCTTGCCGCTATTTTATGCCGATCCTAAAAAGTATGCCTTTTTGCTGCAAGTATTTTTCTTAAATACTCGCTTCCGCAGCATTAAAGATGCTCTAACAGAAGATAACAATGTCTTAGATCGATCCATCTATGAAGATGCTCTATTCTTCCAAATGAATGCCGATATCGGACGTGCAACCAAAGAAGAGGTCGACACATATTATGAGTTGCTCAATAATATGATGGGCGAACTCGATCATATGCCAAAAGAAAATCCCGACCTACTTGTCCATATTAACGTTTCATACGAAACTATGCTCAAGCGAATTGAAAAACGCGGCCGTCCTTATGAGCAGTTGAGTTATGATGCTACTCTTGAGGATTATTACAAACGGCTTTTGCGTTATTATAAGCCTTGGTACGAAAAATATGACTACTCACCTAAGATGGAAATTGATGGCGATCAACTTGACTTTATGACCGATGAAGATGATCGTCAAGTCGTTTTAGATCAAATTGTGGCTAAACTCAAGGAAGTTGGCAAGTTACCTGATTCTTGGGACAAATCAACTAGGGTCAAACTTACGGAATAA
- a CDS encoding Asp23/Gls24 family envelope stress response protein, which produces MAQTNSKQTVKGDLKYDSKVVQKIVGIALSDIKGLLTVDGGFFSNLTDKIVNNDDVTSGVNVEVGKTQVAVDIDIVAEYGVQITKLYDEIKEKIYNKIKDMTGLETVEVNVTVVDIKTKKQHEKDSVSLQDRLSGATKTAEDKIDDQKEKLDQKQKENKEQKAEQQRVK; this is translated from the coding sequence ATGGCACAAACAAATTCAAAGCAAACAGTTAAAGGCGATCTAAAATATGATTCTAAAGTGGTCCAAAAAATAGTTGGTATTGCCCTTTCAGATATCAAAGGCTTACTAACTGTCGATGGTGGCTTCTTCTCCAATTTAACTGATAAAATCGTCAACAATGATGATGTTACCTCTGGTGTAAACGTCGAAGTTGGTAAAACGCAAGTAGCAGTTGACATTGATATTGTCGCTGAATACGGTGTACAAATCACTAAGTTGTATGATGAAATTAAAGAAAAAATCTACAATAAAATTAAAGACATGACTGGCCTTGAAACAGTTGAAGTTAACGTAACTGTCGTTGACATCAAGACTAAAAAACAACATGAAAAAGATTCAGTTAGTCTGCAGGATCGTCTTTCAGGAGCAACTAAGACTGCCGAAGACAAGATTGATGATCAAAAAGAAAAACTTGATCAGAAGCAAAAAGAAAATAAAGAACAAAAAGCTGAACAACAAAGAGTTAAATAA
- a CDS encoding DUF2087 domain-containing protein gives MNEQEQDIISRYLDNDGFVKTWPGKAKKRELILKYLASKFTPGQKYSEPEVNLLLRQYIDDYVTRRRDLVESNLLQRTDDGRVYWINSKN, from the coding sequence ATGAATGAGCAAGAGCAAGACATTATTAGTCGCTACTTAGATAACGATGGTTTCGTCAAAACATGGCCAGGTAAAGCCAAAAAGCGGGAATTAATCTTAAAATACTTAGCTAGCAAATTTACACCTGGTCAAAAATATTCAGAACCTGAGGTCAATTTGTTACTACGGCAGTACATTGATGATTATGTTACCAGACGCCGTGATTTAGTTGAAAGCAATCTATTGCAAAGAACTGATGACGGTCGCGTTTATTGGATTAATTCCAAAAATTAA
- a CDS encoding amino acid ABC transporter substrate-binding protein → MKRKSLFTLLILIITAVTLTGCSDVSVGKRANQTDNWSRLKKRGYVTIGVDDTFVPMGFRQKNGKLVGYDVDLAKAVFKLYGLKVSFQTIDWSMNTTELKNGTIDLIWNGFTKTPARKAKVAFSKTYLYSEQVLVSLRKNKIKTYTDMTNKTLGAQTGSSGYNDIMAQPKVLKNRIKDHDPVLYDSFTNAFIDLNAGRIQGLLIDSSYSDYYIARQKDPNNFISVKGAFPKDAFGVGMRKSDHTLQRKINAGLDKLAKNGTLAKINRKWFGNNANSPLLPNN, encoded by the coding sequence TTGAAACGCAAAAGTCTCTTTACCCTATTAATCCTAATCATTACAGCTGTAACTCTTACTGGCTGCAGTGATGTTTCTGTTGGCAAACGTGCTAATCAAACCGACAATTGGAGTCGCTTAAAAAAACGCGGTTACGTCACAATCGGCGTTGATGATACCTTTGTGCCTATGGGGTTTCGGCAGAAAAACGGCAAGCTAGTTGGCTATGACGTTGACCTGGCTAAGGCTGTATTTAAATTATATGGTCTTAAGGTCAGTTTTCAAACAATCGACTGGTCAATGAATACCACTGAATTAAAAAATGGTACTATTGACCTTATCTGGAATGGCTTTACTAAGACTCCCGCTCGTAAAGCTAAAGTCGCATTCAGTAAGACTTATCTATATTCAGAACAAGTTCTGGTTTCCCTACGCAAAAACAAAATTAAAACTTATACTGATATGACCAATAAAACCCTAGGTGCGCAAACCGGTTCGTCTGGCTATAATGACATTATGGCGCAGCCAAAAGTGCTTAAAAATCGTATTAAAGACCATGATCCCGTGTTATATGACTCATTCACCAATGCCTTTATTGATCTTAACGCGGGCCGTATTCAAGGGCTATTAATTGATAGTTCATATTCTGACTATTATATTGCTCGTCAAAAAGATCCCAACAACTTTATTTCCGTTAAGGGAGCCTTTCCCAAAGACGCTTTTGGCGTCGGTATGCGCAAAAGTGATCATACGCTTCAACGTAAAATCAATGCGGGACTTGATAAGCTAGCCAAAAATGGAACTCTAGCCAAGATTAATCGTAAGTGGTTTGGTAACAATGCCAATTCTCCTCTTTTGCCAAATAACTAA
- a CDS encoding Cof-type HAD-IIB family hydrolase encodes MNRLIFSDIDGTLLNSALKVTPKTRDALRKQIINGNVFIPVSGRMPQAIMTAADQVTKVCPLIAYNGALVLDEMGQALNSQFMTAAKALEICQYVEKNDNGIAWNVYSGYDWYYSPGNNRSLVEQEEQIVGLKATATSLEQLKNLQGVHKVLLMGTPQRLDEAQADLAPRYPDLYIVKSAPNLLEVMIKGVSKGRGVEIMAESLQVELMNCCAFGDNYNDETMLETVGHPVLMANAPADLKEKFQTTTLDNNHDGIAATLAKF; translated from the coding sequence ATGAATAGATTGATCTTTTCGGATATTGACGGCACGCTACTCAATTCAGCTTTAAAAGTAACGCCTAAGACCCGTGATGCTTTACGTAAACAGATTATTAACGGCAATGTATTCATTCCGGTATCTGGGAGAATGCCGCAAGCAATAATGACTGCAGCAGATCAGGTTACTAAGGTATGCCCACTGATTGCTTATAATGGCGCGTTAGTGCTAGATGAAATGGGGCAAGCACTGAATTCCCAATTTATGACAGCAGCTAAAGCATTAGAAATTTGCCAATATGTCGAAAAAAATGATAATGGAATTGCTTGGAACGTTTATAGTGGCTATGACTGGTATTATTCCCCAGGAAATAATCGTTCTTTAGTTGAACAAGAAGAGCAAATTGTTGGCTTAAAGGCTACTGCAACCTCGCTTGAGCAATTAAAAAATTTGCAAGGTGTCCATAAAGTCTTGTTAATGGGAACTCCGCAGCGCTTAGATGAGGCACAAGCAGACCTAGCGCCCCGTTATCCTGACTTATATATCGTTAAGTCGGCGCCTAATTTACTTGAAGTAATGATTAAGGGAGTCTCTAAAGGGCGTGGAGTCGAGATAATGGCTGAGAGTTTACAAGTAGAATTAATGAATTGCTGTGCTTTTGGGGACAATTATAATGATGAAACTATGTTGGAAACAGTGGGACATCCAGTTTTGATGGCTAATGCACCAGCTGATTTAAAAGAGAAGTTTCAGACTACCACCTTAGATAATAATCATGATGGCATTGCCGCTACTTTGGCAAAGTTTTAG
- a CDS encoding ABC transporter ATP-binding protein/permease, producing the protein MLQLKDLRKSYHVGDTITHALDDVSISFRDQEFVAILGPSGSGKTTMLNVIGGLDQYDSGDLIINGKSTKNFKETDWDAYRNNSVGFVFQNYNLISHLSIIDNVELGMNLSGVPTKERHERAQAALEQVGLKEQVNKRPNQLSGGQMQRVAIARALANDPDILLCDEPTGALDTETSEQIMKLIKRLSKDRLVIMVTHNPELANEYATRTVNFQDGKILNDSDPYNPKEEKDTFKLKRTKMSYWNAIKLSFTNILTKKGRTILTAFASSIGIISIAIVLAISNGFQKQIDNTMSKALAKYPVSINQTAIDGTALTKIKDTDKTAKNKGYLTAEKDLNQETSRQNKITPEYVKYVKKINPDYANNVSFQRAVKLNLLGKVDGKTKAVTFSQNAQDSEQSIANIRSQAISALGAGSSVFPTELNNRKGSVLKENYQLLSGSWPKKATDIVLVADRRNTVNINSLKNLGFKVKANEKVKFNKLIGQEFRVADNNDFYEQLPTGMFVPKKINSTMYNKAKTKLHLVAVIRPKNKDSLSPLSSGIAYSDKLTKKIIKTNKKSDIVKAQKKTNSNVLTGQKMKSSEKKQVMQTIGGSSTPTGIMIYPTDFDAKDKVLKYLDKWNKGKAKDDKVVYTDMSSAVTTMTGGLLNGITYVLVAFAAISLITSMIMIGILTYTSVLERTKEIGVLKALGARKKDITRVFDAETFILGIFSGALGVGVAYLLTFPINSVLYNISSLSNVAQLNPTHALVLIIISTILTLLGGHIPARLAAKKDAAIALRSE; encoded by the coding sequence ATGTTACAACTAAAAGACTTACGAAAGTCCTATCACGTTGGTGATACTATCACCCATGCACTTGACGATGTTTCCATTTCATTTCGTGACCAGGAATTCGTAGCTATCTTAGGGCCAAGTGGCTCCGGTAAAACTACTATGCTAAACGTCATTGGCGGACTCGACCAATACGATAGTGGTGACCTGATTATTAATGGTAAATCTACCAAGAATTTCAAAGAAACCGATTGGGATGCATACCGCAACAATTCTGTCGGCTTCGTTTTCCAAAATTACAATCTAATTTCTCACCTTTCAATTATCGATAACGTTGAATTAGGGATGAATTTATCTGGTGTTCCAACTAAAGAACGCCATGAACGTGCACAGGCTGCTTTAGAACAAGTTGGCTTGAAAGAACAAGTTAATAAGCGCCCTAACCAATTATCCGGTGGACAAATGCAACGGGTAGCTATTGCTCGGGCATTAGCTAATGACCCAGATATCTTACTTTGTGACGAACCAACTGGTGCTTTAGATACCGAAACATCTGAACAAATCATGAAATTAATTAAACGCTTGTCAAAAGATCGTTTAGTTATCATGGTAACTCACAACCCGGAGCTTGCTAACGAATATGCCACTAGAACTGTTAACTTCCAAGATGGTAAGATTCTGAATGATTCTGATCCTTATAATCCAAAAGAAGAAAAAGACACGTTCAAGTTAAAGCGCACTAAGATGTCATATTGGAACGCAATTAAACTTAGTTTTACCAACATTTTAACTAAAAAAGGTCGAACGATCTTAACCGCCTTTGCCTCAAGCATCGGAATTATTTCAATTGCGATTGTTCTAGCTATCTCTAACGGTTTTCAAAAGCAAATTGACAATACTATGAGTAAGGCATTAGCTAAATATCCAGTTTCAATTAATCAAACTGCGATTGATGGTACAGCTTTGACTAAGATTAAGGACACAGACAAAACTGCTAAAAATAAAGGCTATTTAACTGCTGAAAAAGACCTCAATCAAGAAACATCACGACAAAATAAGATTACCCCTGAATACGTGAAATACGTTAAAAAGATTAATCCTGATTATGCCAACAATGTTTCTTTTCAGCGAGCTGTTAAATTGAACTTATTGGGCAAAGTCGACGGTAAAACCAAAGCTGTTACTTTCTCGCAAAATGCTCAAGATAGTGAACAATCGATTGCCAATATTCGTTCCCAAGCAATTAGTGCACTTGGCGCTGGTTCATCAGTCTTTCCAACTGAACTAAACAATAGAAAAGGTTCAGTTCTAAAGGAAAATTACCAATTACTATCTGGTTCTTGGCCGAAGAAAGCAACTGATATCGTACTGGTCGCCGATCGCCGCAACACCGTTAATATTAATTCTTTAAAGAACCTTGGCTTCAAAGTCAAAGCTAATGAAAAAGTTAAGTTCAACAAGTTAATCGGACAAGAATTTAGAGTCGCTGATAATAACGATTTCTACGAACAATTACCGACTGGAATGTTTGTTCCTAAAAAAATCAATTCTACAATGTACAATAAGGCGAAAACTAAATTACATTTAGTAGCAGTTATTCGGCCAAAGAACAAGGATTCACTGTCTCCTTTATCTTCGGGAATTGCTTATAGTGACAAATTAACCAAAAAAATAATTAAAACTAATAAAAAGTCAGATATTGTTAAAGCCCAAAAGAAGACAAACTCGAATGTTTTAACTGGCCAAAAGATGAAATCTTCTGAAAAGAAGCAAGTTATGCAAACTATTGGTGGTTCTAGTACACCAACTGGCATTATGATTTATCCAACTGACTTTGATGCTAAAGACAAAGTCTTGAAGTACCTCGACAAATGGAACAAAGGCAAAGCTAAAGATGACAAAGTTGTTTATACCGACATGTCAAGTGCCGTTACAACAATGACTGGTGGCCTGCTTAACGGTATCACTTATGTATTAGTAGCCTTTGCAGCAATTTCATTAATTACTTCCATGATTATGATTGGTATTCTAACTTACACTTCTGTTCTTGAACGTACTAAGGAGATCGGTGTCCTTAAGGCGCTTGGAGCTCGTAAAAAAGATATTACTCGTGTCTTTGACGCTGAAACCTTTATCTTAGGAATTTTCTCTGGGGCACTTGGAGTTGGTGTAGCCTACCTATTGACCTTCCCAATCAATAGTGTACTTTATAACATCAGTAGCTTATCCAATGTTGCTCAACTCAATCCAACTCATGCTCTAGTTTTAATCATTATTTCAACGATTTTAACTCTGCTAGGTGGACATATTCCGGCAAGATTAGCTGCTAAGAAAGATGCAGCAATTGCATTAAGAAGTGAATAA
- a CDS encoding amino acid ABC transporter ATP-binding protein: protein MLELKNITKNFGQKIILNQLNLTIPNGQILAIVGPSGAGKTTLLRCLSGLEPINSGQFLWDGKTFNPANPADIKQIIGVVFQDYQLFPNLTVLENITLAPTLVLKEDQATAKGQATKLLQKLNLIGKNNLYPSQLSGGQQQRVAIARALAMKPQILCYDEPTSALDPALRGTVAEIILNLQKEEQMTQIIVTHDLDFAQEVADKIFTVEALDQKGVK, encoded by the coding sequence ATGTTAGAACTTAAAAATATTACTAAAAATTTTGGTCAAAAAATCATTCTAAACCAGCTTAATTTGACGATTCCTAATGGTCAAATTTTAGCCATTGTTGGACCGTCTGGTGCTGGCAAAACTACTTTACTGCGCTGCCTTAGCGGACTTGAGCCAATTAATAGCGGTCAGTTTTTATGGGACGGCAAGACGTTTAATCCTGCAAATCCAGCTGATATCAAGCAAATTATCGGAGTTGTTTTTCAAGATTATCAATTATTCCCTAACCTAACGGTACTGGAAAATATTACTTTGGCTCCCACACTAGTTTTAAAAGAAGACCAGGCAACCGCAAAAGGCCAAGCGACCAAACTATTGCAAAAGCTTAATTTAATTGGTAAAAACAACTTATATCCGTCACAACTTTCTGGAGGTCAACAGCAACGAGTTGCTATTGCACGCGCTTTGGCCATGAAGCCCCAAATTCTCTGTTATGATGAACCTACCTCTGCACTTGATCCTGCATTACGCGGAACAGTCGCCGAGATTATTTTAAACTTGCAAAAAGAAGAGCAAATGACCCAAATCATAGTGACTCATGATCTGGACTTTGCTCAGGAAGTCGCCGATAAAATTTTTACAGTCGAGGCTCTCGACCAAAAGGGGGTAAAATAA
- a CDS encoding DUF2273 domain-containing protein, whose product MKEILQKYLPEISGAVIGILLALCFLGLGFFKTIFVIVMLVCGGLIGHYWPILKKLQNK is encoded by the coding sequence ATGAAAGAAATTTTGCAAAAATACCTCCCAGAAATAAGCGGTGCAGTTATCGGGATATTATTAGCACTTTGCTTTTTAGGACTGGGATTCTTCAAAACTATTTTTGTAATTGTCATGCTAGTATGTGGCGGTCTCATTGGTCATTACTGGCCAATTCTAAAAAAGTTACAAAATAAATAA
- a CDS encoding amino acid ABC transporter permease has translation MDYIVSIMPSLLSGAKMTLSLFCWTLIISIPLGIVISLGLLSHFKPLRLILKFYVWIMRGTPLLLQLIFIFYGLPIMGIIFQRYDAALFAFILNYAAYFAEIFRGGFQAIPTGQYESARVLRLSKLQTLQHIIIPQVVKIVIPSIGNEIINLVKDTSLVYVIGLGDLLRAGNVATARDVTLIPLVLVGIIYLFMTGIASYLLKKLEQSFSKWN, from the coding sequence ATGGACTATATCGTTTCAATCATGCCTTCATTACTCTCAGGTGCCAAAATGACCCTGTCCCTGTTTTGTTGGACTCTAATCATTTCTATCCCACTAGGAATAGTTATCAGCTTAGGCCTGCTCTCCCATTTTAAGCCCTTGCGGCTGATACTTAAATTTTACGTATGGATCATGCGGGGTACACCACTATTATTGCAGCTAATTTTTATTTTCTATGGCTTGCCAATCATGGGTATCATCTTTCAGCGTTATGATGCGGCACTGTTTGCCTTTATCCTTAATTATGCTGCTTACTTTGCCGAAATCTTTCGCGGCGGTTTTCAAGCAATTCCCACTGGTCAATATGAAAGCGCCCGTGTCTTACGTTTATCAAAGCTGCAAACACTGCAACATATCATTATCCCCCAAGTAGTCAAAATCGTAATCCCATCAATTGGTAATGAAATCATCAATTTAGTTAAGGACACTTCACTAGTTTACGTAATTGGGCTTGGCGATCTGCTGCGTGCTGGGAACGTGGCAACTGCAAGAGATGTTACCTTAATTCCGTTAGTACTAGTTGGAATAATTTATTTATTCATGACTGGAATTGCATCATACCTACTAAAAAAATTGGAACAAAGCTTCAGTAAATGGAACTAA
- a CDS encoding adenylylsulfate kinase, translated as METKVLVVSGITASGKTSLITALKQICLESTVLSFDDYDIVQLSTTPNIKIPLKKAINQYDISELMLDFKQSYHQIPLILLDFPFGYYHQELRPYIDWVVYLNTPLDITFARQLIRDEQSSNAQEIINWAKTYLSQARPYFVDNQSYVAQSADLILDGTTSIAQEVAQVRKLIE; from the coding sequence TTGGAAACCAAAGTATTGGTAGTTAGTGGTATCACAGCAAGTGGAAAGACTAGTTTGATTACCGCTTTAAAACAAATATGTTTAGAGAGTACGGTGCTATCTTTTGATGACTATGACATTGTTCAATTAAGTACTACTCCAAACATTAAGATACCACTAAAAAAAGCAATTAATCAATATGATATTAGTGAGTTAATGCTTGATTTTAAGCAGAGCTATCACCAAATTCCACTAATTTTACTTGACTTTCCTTTTGGATATTATCATCAAGAATTAAGGCCATACATTGATTGGGTAGTTTATTTGAATACACCACTTGATATTACTTTTGCACGTCAATTGATTCGAGATGAGCAGTCAAGCAATGCTCAAGAAATAATTAACTGGGCAAAGACATATTTATCCCAAGCAAGACCATATTTTGTTGACAATCAGAGCTATGTAGCTCAAAGTGCTGATTTAATTTTAGATGGTACGACTTCAATTGCTCAAGAAGTAGCCCAAGTTAGAAAGTTAATCGAATAA
- a CDS encoding deoxynucleoside kinase, translating into MIQVIVLSGPIGAGKSSLTSILAEHLGTQAFYEGVDNNPVLPLYYQDMKRYTFLLNIYLLNHRLAQINQAVQDKNSVSDRSIYEDALFFKMNAENKVADPTEFKIYDSLLENMMEDVPGKPSKKPDLLIYIHVSLETMLKRIEKRGRSFEQISTDPSLKDYYERLIRYYEPWYEEYDASPKIKIDGDKYDFIVDEDAKKAVLSEIDNKLRELGNL; encoded by the coding sequence GTGATTCAAGTTATTGTTTTAAGTGGGCCAATTGGAGCCGGTAAATCCAGTTTAACCAGTATTCTAGCTGAGCATTTAGGGACACAAGCGTTTTATGAAGGCGTGGATAACAACCCCGTTTTGCCTTTGTATTATCAAGATATGAAGCGATATACTTTTTTACTTAATATCTACTTGCTGAACCATCGATTAGCGCAGATTAATCAAGCGGTACAGGATAAAAACAGCGTCTCAGATCGGTCAATCTATGAAGACGCGCTCTTTTTCAAGATGAATGCAGAAAATAAAGTTGCTGATCCAACCGAATTTAAGATCTATGACAGCTTACTCGAGAACATGATGGAAGATGTTCCTGGCAAGCCAAGTAAAAAGCCTGATCTACTTATTTACATTCATGTTTCGCTTGAAACAATGCTCAAACGGATTGAGAAGCGTGGTCGATCATTTGAACAAATTAGTACTGATCCTAGTTTAAAAGACTATTATGAGCGTTTAATTCGGTATTATGAGCCTTGGTATGAGGAATATGATGCTTCACCAAAAATTAAAATTGATGGCGATAAATATGACTTTATCGTTGACGAAGACGCCAAAAAAGCAGTTTTAAGCGAAATTGATAATAAATTACGCGAACTAGGAAATTTATAA
- a CDS encoding glucosamine-6-phosphate deaminase, with protein MKIITTKDAAAGGVQAFKVFEAGINNGAKVLGLATGSTPLSLYQELVNSDLDTSNLTSVNLDEYVGLTPDNDQSYHYFMQKHLFDQKPFKKTYVPDGIKAASDPEGASADYDQIIKENPIDIQLLGIGQNGHIAFNEPGTAFDSVTHEVKLTDNTIQANSRFFNDITEVPTSAICMGIANIMSAKKIVLMAFGANKADAVKQMIEGPVTEEVPASILQKHNDVTVIVDEAAASKLNN; from the coding sequence ATGAAAATTATCACTACTAAGGACGCAGCTGCTGGCGGTGTTCAAGCATTTAAAGTTTTTGAAGCAGGTATTAACAACGGTGCCAAAGTATTAGGATTAGCTACTGGCTCTACGCCATTATCACTCTATCAAGAATTGGTTAACAGTGATTTAGATACCAGTAACTTAACCAGTGTTAATTTGGATGAGTATGTTGGTCTAACACCTGATAATGATCAAAGTTACCACTACTTCATGCAGAAACACTTATTTGACCAAAAACCGTTCAAAAAAACTTATGTCCCTGATGGTATTAAGGCCGCTAGCGACCCAGAAGGTGCCTCAGCTGATTACGATCAGATTATTAAAGAAAACCCGATTGATATTCAACTTTTAGGTATCGGACAAAACGGACATATCGCTTTCAACGAACCTGGGACTGCTTTTGATTCTGTCACTCATGAAGTTAAGTTAACTGATAACACGATTCAAGCCAATTCCCGTTTCTTCAACGATATTACCGAAGTACCTACTTCTGCAATCTGCATGGGTATCGCCAACATTATGTCAGCTAAGAAGATCGTATTGATGGCCTTTGGCGCAAACAAAGCTGATGCTGTTAAGCAAATGATTGAAGGGCCAGTTACTGAAGAAGTACCGGCTTCAATTTTACAAAAACATAATGACGTAACAGTCATTGTTGATGAAGCAGCAGCCAGCAAATTAAATAATTAA